Proteins from a single region of Catenulispora acidiphila DSM 44928:
- a CDS encoding nitroreductase family protein, whose amino-acid sequence MGTAHDYLRTVMNRARVPMEPIGLEPDWGDKPRHLKYYPDAERLPLPMESVPTPDPAGDQSGNQRGDQPGGFSVPLLADMLRHSYGYLGRRLAPHANNDLVTLPDYADANWWRGTASGGGLYPVSVYWASGARGPVLPGLYHYSPPHHEMRRLLTGDVTAEIRAALGDAPQSVPTDTDQFLVLGLKFWQNAFKYQNFCYHAVTMDVGTILQSWQMFLADHGLHLTPAFWFDDRRLGDLLGVPPEQEGVFAVVPLPWTGPVVKTGENPEYPPRVRLSEQERSRRVRTFDLNIAVHQATMTPAPRPEPPALDPAAAHRPPEDRPVVDLPEPLPPAPARQAFRARRSSFGRFSGAVPTTGAELAAILAAASQAAAFACDVAEPERGLELAKFYVFVNHVRGVAPAAYEYDPAANRLLRVTDRSPADFLQPTYFLENYNLEEAGAVIVPSVRADALYDSVGDRGYRLVNAVVGAIAQAVYLASAGLGLGCGAALGFDNPAYVEELGLEGTDEAPLLILMVGRERERPADFRYEIG is encoded by the coding sequence ATGGGCACCGCCCACGACTATCTGCGCACGGTGATGAACCGGGCCCGGGTGCCGATGGAGCCGATCGGCTTGGAACCGGACTGGGGCGACAAGCCCCGGCATCTGAAGTACTACCCGGACGCCGAACGGCTGCCGCTGCCGATGGAATCGGTGCCGACGCCCGATCCGGCTGGCGACCAGTCCGGCAACCAGCGCGGCGACCAGCCCGGCGGCTTCTCGGTCCCGCTGCTGGCGGACATGCTCCGTCACTCCTACGGCTACCTCGGGCGCCGTCTGGCTCCGCACGCCAACAACGACCTGGTCACGCTGCCGGACTACGCCGACGCCAACTGGTGGCGCGGTACCGCTTCCGGCGGCGGCTTGTATCCGGTGAGCGTTTATTGGGCTTCCGGCGCGCGCGGCCCGGTGCTGCCCGGGCTCTACCACTACTCGCCGCCGCATCACGAGATGCGCCGGCTGCTCACCGGCGATGTGACGGCTGAGATCCGTGCCGCGTTGGGAGACGCACCGCAGTCCGTGCCCACCGACACCGACCAGTTCCTGGTGCTCGGTCTGAAGTTCTGGCAGAACGCCTTCAAGTACCAGAACTTCTGCTACCACGCCGTCACGATGGACGTCGGGACGATTCTGCAGAGCTGGCAGATGTTCCTGGCGGACCATGGTCTGCACCTGACCCCGGCGTTCTGGTTCGACGACCGGCGCCTCGGGGACCTGCTCGGGGTACCGCCGGAGCAGGAGGGCGTCTTCGCGGTCGTGCCGCTGCCCTGGACCGGGCCAGTGGTAAAGACAGGCGAGAATCCCGAGTACCCGCCTCGAGTCCGTCTCAGCGAGCAGGAGCGGTCACGCCGCGTGCGCACCTTCGACCTGAACATCGCGGTCCATCAGGCCACGATGACGCCCGCGCCCCGGCCCGAACCGCCGGCGCTGGATCCGGCTGCCGCGCACCGGCCGCCGGAGGACCGTCCGGTCGTGGACCTGCCCGAACCCCTGCCGCCGGCGCCGGCCCGGCAGGCGTTCCGGGCACGCCGCAGCAGTTTCGGCCGGTTCAGCGGCGCGGTCCCGACCACCGGCGCCGAGCTGGCCGCGATCCTGGCGGCCGCCTCGCAAGCCGCCGCGTTCGCGTGCGACGTCGCCGAACCGGAGCGCGGGCTGGAGCTGGCCAAGTTCTACGTCTTCGTCAACCACGTCCGTGGTGTCGCGCCGGCTGCCTATGAGTACGACCCCGCCGCGAACCGCCTGCTGCGCGTGACGGACAGATCGCCTGCGGACTTCCTGCAGCCGACGTACTTCCTGGAGAACTACAACCTCGAAGAGGCCGGTGCGGTGATCGTGCCGTCCGTGCGCGCCGACGCGCTGTACGACAGCGTCGGCGACCGCGGGTACCGCCTCGTGAACGCCGTGGTCGGCGCGATCGCGCAGGCGGTCTACCTGGCCTCGGCCGGGCTCGGGCTCGGCTGCGGCGCGGCGCTGGGCTTCGACAACCCCGCCTACGTCGAGGAGCTAGGGCTCGAGGGCACCGACGAGGCGCCGCTGCTGATCCTCATGGTCGGCCGGGAGCGCGAGCGGCCTGCCGACTTCCGCTACGAGATCGGCTGA
- a CDS encoding TOMM precursor leader peptide-binding protein, which translates to MSVLPWASACARFEEGLRQRTGLDAVVAPLGVRDELDGPISAPETSSGMDNSSIPLHFTGRHIIAGPLGEQSCARCLARRWQRIRDPLVRDALEIGGPTHAAGMPPQLTDFALDATAALLLHLIDEAPSTGSSTAEPFVYQLDLVEARILRTQVMADPDCPDCRSHASCDNQTGRANQTAWTPIADLPPAPRSKPGSSRVRDADAFDLPADALVNPVCGVLGQVKIEELDLPTTSSVLGVIAERAGGRLYEVFWGGHRDTYRRSLRTGVLEGFERYAGLRPRGQEPPLVAAFDDLTVPALDPRDCGMYAPEFYEQDPETKAFATDRKIPWVRGYSLRDDREILVPLVMSYYHCEPHAERFVQQCSNGCASGGSVAEAVLSGLLELIERDAFLLTWFGRQSLPELDPRTSEHAETRHLVERLAMYGYEARFFDTRLAFPVPVITAVAVRRTPGLGALCFGAGAALDPEEALAAGLAEIATDALHARRRAERDEAELRAMAADFTQVIGLHDHSRLYGLPEMAQYASFLLDAPRAALLPLKQAFGEAPPRTGDLREDLAACVGHVTAAGFDTIVVDQTAPEQRRLGLSTVGVIVPGLVPIDFGWTRQRAPLMPRLHALTGATTPNPAPHPFP; encoded by the coding sequence GTGTCCGTGCTCCCGTGGGCGTCCGCCTGCGCCCGCTTCGAAGAAGGGCTGCGGCAGCGGACCGGCTTGGACGCCGTCGTCGCGCCGCTCGGCGTGCGGGACGAGTTGGACGGCCCGATCTCCGCCCCCGAAACCAGCAGCGGCATGGACAACAGCTCGATCCCGCTCCACTTCACCGGACGCCACATCATCGCCGGACCGCTCGGCGAGCAGTCCTGCGCACGCTGCCTGGCCCGGCGCTGGCAGCGGATCCGGGACCCCCTGGTCCGCGACGCGCTGGAGATCGGCGGTCCCACGCACGCCGCCGGAATGCCGCCGCAGCTCACCGACTTCGCGCTCGACGCGACCGCCGCGCTGCTCCTGCACTTGATCGACGAGGCGCCGAGCACCGGATCGAGCACCGCAGAGCCCTTCGTCTACCAACTCGATCTTGTCGAAGCCAGGATCCTGCGAACCCAGGTAATGGCCGATCCGGACTGCCCGGACTGCCGCAGCCACGCCAGTTGCGACAACCAGACCGGTCGCGCCAACCAGACCGCCTGGACACCGATCGCCGATCTGCCGCCGGCTCCGCGCTCCAAGCCCGGCTCGTCCCGGGTCCGGGACGCCGACGCCTTCGACCTGCCGGCCGACGCGCTGGTCAACCCGGTGTGCGGGGTGCTGGGACAGGTGAAGATCGAGGAGCTGGACCTGCCGACCACGTCCTCGGTCCTCGGCGTCATCGCCGAGCGCGCGGGCGGCCGGCTGTACGAGGTGTTCTGGGGCGGGCATCGCGACACCTATCGTCGAAGCCTGCGAACCGGGGTCCTGGAGGGCTTCGAGCGCTACGCCGGGCTGCGTCCGCGCGGCCAGGAACCGCCGCTGGTCGCCGCTTTCGACGACCTCACCGTGCCGGCGCTCGATCCGCGCGACTGCGGCATGTACGCGCCGGAGTTCTACGAACAGGACCCTGAGACCAAGGCGTTCGCCACGGACCGCAAGATCCCTTGGGTCCGCGGGTACTCGCTGCGGGACGACCGCGAGATCCTGGTCCCGCTCGTCATGAGCTACTACCACTGCGAGCCGCACGCCGAGCGCTTCGTGCAGCAGTGCTCGAACGGCTGTGCCTCTGGAGGCTCCGTCGCCGAAGCCGTCCTGTCCGGACTGCTGGAGCTGATCGAACGCGACGCGTTCCTACTGACGTGGTTCGGACGCCAGAGCTTGCCCGAGCTCGATCCCCGCACCAGCGAGCACGCCGAGACCAGACATCTCGTCGAGCGCCTGGCGATGTACGGGTACGAAGCAAGGTTCTTCGACACCCGCCTGGCGTTCCCGGTCCCGGTCATCACCGCGGTCGCGGTACGCCGCACCCCAGGTCTGGGCGCGTTGTGCTTCGGCGCGGGCGCCGCCCTCGACCCGGAGGAGGCGCTGGCCGCCGGGCTGGCCGAGATCGCCACCGACGCGCTGCACGCCCGGCGCCGAGCCGAGCGCGACGAAGCCGAGCTGCGGGCGATGGCAGCCGATTTCACGCAGGTCATCGGGCTGCACGACCACTCCCGGCTCTACGGACTGCCGGAGATGGCGCAGTATGCCTCCTTCCTGCTCGACGCGCCGCGCGCCGCTCTACTGCCGCTGAAGCAGGCGTTCGGTGAAGCGCCGCCGCGTACCGGCGACCTGCGCGAAGACCTCGCCGCATGCGTCGGGCACGTCACGGCGGCGGGCTTCGACACGATCGTCGTCGACCAGACCGCGCCCGAACAGCGCCGCCTGGGTCTGTCCACGGTCGGCGTGATCGTGCCGGGGCTCGTGCCGATCGACTTCGGCTGGACCCGGCAGCGCGCGCCGCTGATGCCGCGCCTGCACGCCCTCACCGGCGCCACGACGCCGAACCCCGCTCCGCACCCCTTCCCCTGA